DNA sequence from the Alosa sapidissima isolate fAloSap1 chromosome 13, fAloSap1.pri, whole genome shotgun sequence genome:
AGTCATACACGCACATGCAAGAgctcagtcatacacacacatgcaagagctcagtcatgcacacacatgcaagagcTCACACATGGCCTCAAATAAACCCATGGATGCTTACTCCCTGAAATGTAGCACCTATAATACCAGCATCTGTCATAACATGCCTATTGTCTGGATTTTTGATGGAGAGTTCAAGGGAACTGTTACTGTATTTTTTAAGCACTTTAAACTCTTGACCTACGTTCCAGAAGTGTATCTGGAATACGAATGTCATACAGCATTGGAATATTAACAGAGACATCAAAGACAGTAGCAGAGGTCACACCAGTGATTCTCTGTGAAGCTCACTAAACTAGCATTATCCTGAATCTGCAAACATTGCACAGTAGAATGAACCTCAGAGTCTGTGATTGGAGGCAAAGAATAGCACCACAGAGGACAGAGTTATAGTCTATATAAGTTATAAGTCTATACATATGTTTCAGGGGGCCAGATTTAGAGTCCTTTAAAAGGTGCAAAAATTAAATTTCTTTGAATACAATGTAGCTTTCAGTGGCCATAGAAACGTTTATTGTGTTGTTACAAACAAATCTCTGTTGTTGAGTGTAAAGAGGGCTGTTAGGACCTCGGAAAAAAGTGCCATTTGAGAATTGAAAAGGATTAAATTTACTGCATGTTGATTgctacaaaaacacactttgATGTATCCAGGTGTTGAGCCAGCCACCATTCTCTACAGTGTACACCTTGTCCCTGTTAAAGGCTGCAATCCTGCCCGTGTTTGAACCGTCTCTTATCACAAAGAGTGACAGGGCGCCGCTGGCGGTGCCTCTGCCCTCCTGTCCTACAGTGCGATACCTGGGCAGACTCCAGGGAGGAGGAGTGTGACAGGGGTCAACAGCGGCTCGCGCTACCTGTCAGAGacggagatagaggaagagagagacggggagagagagtaagagagagagagagagagatagggaccATTAACGTGGggatggaggtgggggggggggggggggggggggggttggggttgcGGAGCTGCCACTGtcagagacaggagaggagcaAAGCCGCTGTGCGTGACACTATCCAGGTAGCTGACATGCTCAAAGaggccagcacagcacagcagaggagagcagagcagtgcTGTCTGCAGGCGAACGAATTGTTGAGTAACCCTCGGGCTGTCCTTCCTCTGTGGTGCTGACGGCCTCACGCTCTTCAAACTGCCACGACGAACTGGAGCGCAAACACACGCGGACACGCCGCAGACACGACACGAGGCAGACAGAGGACGAGGTGTTAGCCGAGCGGTCAGAAGAGGGAAACAGAAAGTTATTACGCTGAAATGATGGCTGTTGTCAGCTGTCTGTTGTGACTTGTTGTCAGCGTGGTGTTAAGGGTTCCCTAGTGTGACGATAACATCTTGACTTTGACTGGGCCTTAACCTTGGGATTCAGTCAGTGTTGTGAGAGCCATATGAATGTGTCAGGAACTAgtggtgaaagaaaaacaggtGTGTAGGTTAAATGCATCAAGCAAGATTCTCATAATGTGAGAGTGGGGGGGCTTGTTCATGTGAGTGAGGTTTTAGAAAGACTAGACCAAGGTGTTAGTTCAAAGTGCAGAAGTTGCAACAATCGAGCTTGTTACAGGCAGTGCAGGCCAAACTTCCCTGTAGGGTCCTCTTACACTTCCACACAGGTTATCACCCCATCCACGAAAGCCATTAACTGGCTTCCTCAGCGCCGTTCCCCGGTGCCCTGCTTTGATAGCAAGGCCCAAGTAATGGCTTGGTCAGCTTGCCCTCTAGCACACCTTCTGTTTGCAGGTGCACCGACtgtgcacatcacacacattagggctgcaccatttggggaaaatatctatTTTCTATCTATCGATTTTCCTGACAGATGTTGTGATTGCGATTTGCAATATGAATTTTTAATGTCAATTAAttgattcagttcaatattccaaatgtctcttTAATTTATGCCACCCCTGACTTGTGAGCACGCCTGGTGCACAAGAAGCACCCCTGAGCGACTATGacgctcaccaatcagaatttcttTGCCCCTCACACAATACGCACACCAACCAACCACTGGTGGCATATTCAAGGTGGATGAAATGAATATAAAagaaatgtgacaaaattaactgtGCATGATTACTTGTAGCTGTTGCGATTAAGTAATTGCGTTGGTTCTTATTGCGATTACGATTGCGACTGtgataattgtgcagccctactgTAACTCCCatgcacactgaaacacactagCTGTGCTTACTTCTCTTCTGACTACATTCACACCAGATATCAGCCTCTATGAAGGAGTGTTGCATTTGTCACTCATTTACACTTGCCTACCCAAAGAAATCAACAACCTAACCTGATGCCCATCACATTAACCTGATGCCCATCACTTTAAAATAATCTAACCTGATGCCCATCACATTAATAACCTAACCTGATGCCCATCACATTAATGACCTAACctgatgatgtaaaatatccaACAGAAGTTGGTGCTTGCTATATAATTTGGAATGTACATGGCAAGCAAGATATAAGTAAGAGTaaacatttaaattatccaTGTTCCCAGTTCCCAGTTCCCAATTCCCAGTTAGAGTGCAGGATCAGACCAGCATAGTGTGCTGCCAATTTCTGTTTCGTTCCATGTTTCGTTTAATATTTGATTGTCTAGGTCATTAGATTGGCATGCAGCAGACCTAAATAACATGCCTATCCTAACCCTGTCCCCTGTGCTGCAGGTTTCTGGCCAACACGTCGTTCGAGGGCCTTAGTGGCTATATCGACGTTGGTGAGGAGATGGTGATTTCCTCAGAAAGCCACCACTTCATCTGGAACCTGCAGCACGACCCGGTGGGAAACCCCATGTGGACGCGACTGGGCAGCTGGAAGCACGGCCGCGTGATGATGGATTACGGCGTGTGGCCCAACAAGCGGCGGCCGCACCAGGGCGGCGACTGGCGCCACTCCTCCCGCCTCCACCTGCGCGTGGTCACGCTCGTGGAGCACCCGTTCGTCTTCACCCGCGAGGTGGACGAGGACGGCCAGTGTCCGGCCGGCCTGCTCTGCCTGGACCCGCTGACCAACGACACGGCGCTGCTCGAGGGCCTCTTTCGGATACTGCAGGGCGTCAACGACACTGTGCCCTTGGAGTACAAGAAGTGCTGCTACGGCTACTGCATTGACCTGCTGGAGAAGCTGGCCGAGGACATGAACTTCGACTTCGACCTCTACATCGTGGGGGACGGCAAGTACGGCGCGTACAAGAGCGGCCGCTGGACGGGGCTGGTCGGCGACCTCATGAGCGGCGCGGCACACCTGGCAGTCGGTTCCTTCAGCATCAACTCGGCGCGCAGCCAGGTGATCGACTTCACCAGCCCCTTCTTCTCCACCAGCCTGGGCATCCTGGTGCGCACTCGGGACACGGCCGCGCCCATCGGCGCCTTCATGTGGCCGCTGCACTGGTCCATGTGGCTGGGCATCTTCGTCTCTCTGCACGTCACCGCCGTCTTCCTCACGATCTACGAGTGGAAGAGCCCGTTCGGCATGACGCCCAGGGGACGCAACCGCGACCGcgtcttctccttctcctcggcGCTCAACGTGTGCTACTCCATCCTGTTTGGCAGGACAGCGTCCATCAAGCCGCCCAAGTGCTGGACCGGCCGCTTCCTGATGAACCTGTGGGCCATCTTCTGCCTCTTCTGCCTGTCCACATACACGGCCAATCTGGCCGCCGTCATGGTCGGGGAGAAGACCTACGAACAGCTCTCAGGGATACATGACCCCAAGGTAAGCTATGACTACTCTAACTTCAGTCTTAAACACATTTAATGATCCAAATGTATACAAGGTATATGCAGGCACAGTAATGTATAGTAACACACAGGTGCAGTAAGGTATAGTAACACACAGGTACAGTAGGATACAGTAATGCACaggtacataaacacacatgtacagtagcaTGCATCCTGATGAAAATATTAGTTTTCAGTATTtgaacttttttattttttaactaaACAGACATGAGTTTTGCCTTCAACTCCCATCTTCCTTACTAGACCAAGCAGACTTTAAAACTCAGCTTGTATTTTTCACTAGCATCATTGCCTTATAGATTCCCCAGGGAAATCAATAAGAAAAGCACTGTAGACCCCAGTAATCCTGAAATCATGATGTGCTCCATCTCCTCcgttgtatttatttatttatttatttatttattttctatctCCAGCTTCATCATCCGTCACAGGGTTTCCGTTTCGGGACGGTCCGAGAGAGCAGCGCTGAGGATTACGTGAAGAAAAGCTTCCCCGAGATGCACGAGTACATGAGACGCTACAACGCTCCCGCCACTCCCGACGGTATCGACCATCTCAAGTGAGTCATAACCATTAGGACAGAAAGGCCCACAAGTGTAGGTGTGTGATTGATTGCGTTTTTAAGCACAGATATGTCCTTTGCTTTGCCCTGCCTCTACACTTCTCTCCCGGGATGTAATAATCACAACTCAAGCCTATTACTTTCATGCATGATGAATAGACATAACTGGAAATTAAAGAACCTGTCCAACAGCAGCATAATGATGCAAACAAGGTCACTAGATTAGTCTGTCTTGACAACCACTCCAATCCTCTGCTCTTCACCTGTTCAGGATAAAGTAGAAAGCCTGCACCTTTACCGGGCTTCACTTGTTCGGGATAAAAAGCTTCACCTGTTCAGGATAAAGTAGAAAGCCTGCACCTTTACCGGGCTTCACTTGTTCGGGATAAAGTATAAAAGCTTCACCTGTTCAGGATAAAGTAGAAAGCCTGCGCTGTTGCCGGGCTTCACCTGTTCGGGATAAAGTATAAAAGCTTCACCTGTTCAGGATAAAGTACAAAGCCTGCGCTGTTGCCGGGCTTCACCTGTTCGGGATAAAGTATAAAAGCTTCACCTGTTCAGGATAAAGTAGAAAGCCTGCGCTGTTGCCGGGCTTCACCTGTTCAGGATAATACTGGAGTGCGGGGCCTGCCGAGGGAACACCTGCACAGGTGTTTCCTGTTTGGTGGAGGGCAATTCCTTGCTCTTTTGATCGTTATTTTGAACCagtatgtttctttttttagatTAAATCCCACAAAACAAATGTCGCCAGGTAGCCAGGacgttttctttctctctctcgccctccctcactccctgtCCATCaggtctttttctttttctctctcattttttgtGACTTTTCATTGTGTCTGTGACAAGCAAAATTAACAATTTGCAGTATTTTATACAATGGATTTAAAATCTTTAAAACCAGCCTGGAACTGGATTAGCATTGGATTAACCTTAGTTCAGCACAGGGTAAATGATGTATGCTCTGGTCTTGATTCATAGGCTATTAATCTGTGAAATGCAATTATGTGAGACATGCTGTATGATATACAGAATGATAATGTAATACAATGCCAAATGAAACTGTCCTGTACACTGTCTAAACAGTATGACTTGTCTTGTCATTCCAGAGAAGATCCCCAGAAGCTTGATGCCTTTATTATGGACAAAGCCCTTTTGGATTATGAAGTATCCATTGATGCAGACTGTAAACTGCTCACGGTGGGAAAACCATTCGCCATTGAAGGTAAACAGATGACTGTTTTAGAGATGAGATGCACGTCCTAATTGCATGGCAGTGATGCAGACACTGGCAGATACAATGATAATCTCAGGTTCCTTGGGGACAGTCCCTCAAGAGAGCCCTTCCTTTACGCCTTTACAACAGTTTCTATGTCTTGGAGTTTCGTTTTCTTCAGGAATAGTTTGTGTAGACAGGCAGTATTGGCCAACTATATGCAGTCCAAGTTGTTGCTTGTACCTATAAACTTATCTGTAGCTGATAACCAAAATGGTTCTGTGAAGGGTCTTCAAAAGATTCTTGATCAGGGGATTCTAAGTAGAACTTGTAAGGGATATTCAATTGGGGACATGGAATTGGCAGATAACTTTGAAGTGAATTTGTTTATGTATAAATTCACTTAGGAATGTTCAACTAGGGGACGTTTTGTTAAATAGTTACTAGAattaatacaaaaaaagatgTTGGTTAAATTGATTTTCTGAACTTCAATTTTTTCTTCAACTCTGCTCATTTCCTTCTCAATGCACATTGTGTTTCTAAGCATTGTGATCGTAAGTCTAGTCTCACATAGTCAGATATACTGTATGccttattaaaggagaattcttccagtagcagcaactggaatccatgcatttccacagaattattttttgaatctgatcccttatcatacctgttcattcttactcgtcgcttgacttatcgtgactaatttcaagatggctgcaaacgctaaactttgtgaagatattgtctgtataaattgtcttgtaagtaaactaccagtgctttttcaaagttctcaatgtctcgttttaaatgtcagggcccttggaagtctaccaatgaagtgtggagatacattgagcctcgtaaatggtgtaaaacagtgatttatttgcatggctaggccgatgccgaagcaccgccattgaaaaagctgttggtagcatcggctaactagcgccagattttggagtgcaggggacaagccaaaatgggctatgagacatacgttcacactcggtatcatgtttcaacacactttaggtcaatatcacaccggaattctcctttaacacagcCATCTGGAGGCAAGCAAGGTCAAATGGGGACTAAATGTTTAAGAGTGTAAAAGAGCCTAACGTCATTGACATTTCTAAACCAGCTAATAAAAAGAGGGTGGGACTGGTAGGACCTGTGCAAAAGTACAGAGACAGCGATATAGTAGAGGAGGATAAAAAAACAGCGGTAATTGGTCACCAAAAAACAGTATGGTAAGAGGCAAATATTGGTACAGTATAACAATGTTTCCAGCTGCTTTTCTACATTGTCAATGAGTTTCAAAACGTTGGTGTCTTGTGTGATCCCCTTTTAACCAATGAATGTTGAATGCGGTAGTAGTATTTATTAttggtttattatttattattggtataaataaataataaacacatgtattatttgttacctaaggtctcctctgcatagTAGTATTTATTTTTGCAATAATTATTCTCCCCTAAGATCTCCTCTGCATTataatgttattcctcattttgtaagtcactttggataaaagcatctgctaaatggatTATATGTAAAATATGAATGTTGTACACAGGGTACGGCATTGGCCTCAAGCAGAACTCCCCCCTCACGTCTAACATCTCCGAGCTGGTCAGTCAGTACAAGTCAGACGGCTTCATGGACATGCTCCATGACAAGTGGTATAAAGTGGTTCCTTGTGGAAAGCGCAGCTTCGCTGTCACTCAGGTAGTAACTCATTTCACTCATTTTTGCTGCTTTGCAACAGCCCCCCTCTTCACTTACTGATGCTAATTTCAAGAAATAGTTGATGAAATGTTGATGAGATGTTGGAATATGTTTGGCTTcgttgtgtatgcatgtgcagaTGACTGCCCAACCAAGAGCACCCTTGCTGAAGTAACCTGTGTGTTAATGAAGCCACAGTAGGCTGAAAATGAGTGCGGTCTCAGAATGTTAAAAGCCTTCTGCTGTTTACTTCTTTCCTCCTTATGCATTGTCTGTCCATCTTCCATCGTCCTGTCTGTCTTCCATCTTATTATGATTTCATTATTTTGCTCCTTATTTTCACATCCTTCATTTCATCATTGATTTCATGTGTCTGGattgtctttttctttctttcttcctttctgtctgtcttccttcttttctctctatctctctctctctgtctgtctgtctcatccCTAGACGTTGCAGATGGGGATTAAGCACTTCTCAGGGTTATTTGTGATGCTGTGCGGAGGCGTCGCTCTGTCTCTTCTCACCACTCTGGCCGAGCACATCGTCCACCGTTGGGTCATTCCCAAAATCAAGACCAAACCACAGTACAAATATTGGCTTCACACCAGTCAGGTTTGTCCTTCATATTGACAACACTACTgtagaacaacaacaacaacaacacataaaTTACTATGACTGTATCTACCGCAAATTCCCGACTATTAActgaggtttatacattgattttgcaaaatttctatgaggttaatacacggggtgggctatacatgggaatgcatttattttcttcattcttctttaTGAAGCATGATCAGATTCTGATTCATTGGGCTAATTCGGCCTTGCAGTTGATACACGGGTGCGGTTAATACATGGTTATGTTTTTTAAAATTGCATGAAACACTGCCCTGTGGTTTATACACAACACGGCTAATACACAGTTTATACACAAAACGGCTAATACACAGTTTACAGTATACACAAAACGGCTAATACACAGTTTATACACAATACGGCTAATACACAGTTTATACACAACATGGCTAATACACAGTTTATACACAACACGGCTAATACACAGTTTATACACAatacggctaatacacaggaaattaccaAACTATTACTCCACAATTGCTGTACAATTACAGTACAGTATTGGGGAGTAATAGTTTGGTaatttataagtataagtataagttatAATTATAAATTACCGAACTATTACTCCACAATTGCTGTACTATGACATATTTACGGTGGAGCCATCACAAAGTTTGTGTTCACAACCACAGAGAGCAGCTGATTGCTGACCAGCTGTCTGTGGGCTGTGGTGCCTTTCTGAAGGAGCCGCTGTGGGAGTTTTCACATTTGAATTTTAGAGATGACCACGACGCCATCTGCATGATCTATTACGAGTTTAATGGCCCACTAAGTAAATGATCAGCTAGAATAAGAAGCCATAACGCTCCTTTGCACTGCTCAGTTTTCATCTATAATTCCttaaattactttttctgccTTCTAGAGATTACATCGAGCACTTAATTCCTCCTTCAATGAAGATAAATTGCCCACAGTTGCAAAACCAGAAAAAAGGTAAAGCTTTTCTGTTAAACCTCATACTCTACAGACAATGTGCAGCACAAACTCCAGTTCAATCACACTCTATTTAAAGCATATGGAAACCATATGTACTATTATAGATTGTCTTTGCAACACCCAGTTGATAGCTGATTGTAGTCTGTGACCTTCCCCTAACCCATATggcaaatgtaaaaaagtgACATTTGGTATTGACATTAATCcttgtacatacagtatgacaGTGGCTCAGAATATTTCATAATTTATGATATTGTCTTTTATTAAACATCAAACTGATAGCATGTGTGGTTGTAGATTGGTAAATGGAAAAACCTTTAGTTTTGCATCTGCAATACGTTTCCCCaaatttttacatttatttacatgaataTCGCAAACAAGGTTCTTCAGTAATTAACTGTtcagcagagccggacagtaacggagtacatttacttgagtacagtacttgagtacaattttgagggttctgtactttactcgagtatcctTTTTGGGGaatactcatgactttactcaagtgcatttgagaggcaaatattgtactctttactccactacatttctatccataaccgtgagtatacgttacttcttctaaaaaaaaaaggaaaaaagaaaaatctcggaaaccctcaatttgttgtttccctctcaaacgtgattggattgtgcaggtgccactgattgggacagcctatcagcaatcaccttcagctttccgccaaagtcaacttcatggtcagatttagataagagacgaaatggacaaaacaatggatgaagattCAGCAGGAATGTGCCAACTTGTGGCCCCatctcgccagactatttcaattttctgaacaagtaaataatagttttcgcttcaagtgtttcaattacaaaaat
Encoded proteins:
- the grin3a gene encoding glutamate receptor ionotropic, NMDA 3A codes for the protein MTGRRIWGALGRLVVLPSLAPCVFVLLLLPTSLAHPQPCQILKRIGHTVRVGALHLQPRVLSHNAFKGNYLDDVWDLDRDSALTGEELEIISKTVNEPGLGSLRTRGSTNSQNRGAKSKNMVRQEESESVFMPRDSILLAMETLNRMTGLLPYNLSLDVVMAVETGLGELPAFSFSSASTPLCSDPVCFLQSVCHTVIVQGVSAIMAFPQNRDEMLILEFISSALKVPVISVVQSEFKRQSKNSLHFQMAMRNPPTPMADLIFALLSMNSWYDVSLLQCREQNVSDFLFLLRNNSRFHLGSVVNVSTNTSSRGDFQASLQRHLEAIKDSTSTVVTFGCDIRDIKRIFAAVAKFGLALPDYHWILGDSQNVEELRTEGLPMGLLAHGRMGAPARDHYVQDALELVARAVGNAALVSPERALIPGITNCMLIDEKNFSSGRYLSRFLANTSFEGLSGYIDVGEEMVISSESHHFIWNLQHDPVGNPMWTRLGSWKHGRVMMDYGVWPNKRRPHQGGDWRHSSRLHLRVVTLVEHPFVFTREVDEDGQCPAGLLCLDPLTNDTALLEGLFRILQGVNDTVPLEYKKCCYGYCIDLLEKLAEDMNFDFDLYIVGDGKYGAYKSGRWTGLVGDLMSGAAHLAVGSFSINSARSQVIDFTSPFFSTSLGILVRTRDTAAPIGAFMWPLHWSMWLGIFVSLHVTAVFLTIYEWKSPFGMTPRGRNRDRVFSFSSALNVCYSILFGRTASIKPPKCWTGRFLMNLWAIFCLFCLSTYTANLAAVMVGEKTYEQLSGIHDPKLHHPSQGFRFGTVRESSAEDYVKKSFPEMHEYMRRYNAPATPDGIDHLKEDPQKLDAFIMDKALLDYEVSIDADCKLLTVGKPFAIEGYGIGLKQNSPLTSNISELVSQYKSDGFMDMLHDKWYKVVPCGKRSFAVTQTLQMGIKHFSGLFVMLCGGVALSLLTTLAEHIVHRWVIPKIKTKPQYKYWLHTSQRLHRALNSSFNEDKLPTVAKPEKRCNVGNNQQVQWNATENSNCNRRKPSNQGVQQQNDVECQCKELQPLQVNRQPPLQATLASNGKTDLLGLARNPIVQELTDLETQIQIIKQQLQLAMKRKKELEQYQQTKRTPPAES